The Rhododendron vialii isolate Sample 1 chromosome 5a, ASM3025357v1 genome contains a region encoding:
- the LOC131325930 gene encoding uncharacterized protein LOC131325930 has product MDLAVIGGSGVGVVGGRWGLCWAAASWWQRRWRLGHMVAFGSATGRRQCNGGNEGGFSGGSSHVMAAWWQYFSGTRQRQQVDWHGRGFFAALGQQKGLVLRVPIAVMERLHCLAAVLGAFGRLGGFFLAGLRLRQWGEETSGAFLDSCGRSFS; this is encoded by the exons ATGGATCTGGCGGTCATTGGCGGTTCAGGTGTTGGAGTCGTTGGTGGCAGATGGGGGCTGTGTTGGGCGGCGGCATCATGGTGGCAGCGGCGGTGGCGATTGGGGCACATGGTGGCTTTTGGGTCAGCAACAGGGAGGCGGCAGTG CAATGGAGGCAACGAGGGTGGTTTCTCAGGCGGCAGCTCTCACGTCATGGCAGCATGGTGGCAGTATTTCAGCGGCACACGGCAGCGACAACAGGTCGACTGGCATGGGAGGGGCTTCTTTGCCGCTTTGGGGCAGCAAAAGGGGCTGGTTCTCCGGGTTCCGATAGCGGTGATGGAGCgtcttcattgtttggcggctGTTTTGGGTGCATTTGGCAGATTGGGTGGGTTTTTTCTGGCTGGTTTACGGCTCAGGCAATGGGGAGAG GAAACCTCTGGAGCATTTCTTGACAGCTGTGGACGAAGTTTCAGCTAA